A stretch of Alkaliphilus flagellatus DNA encodes these proteins:
- a CDS encoding GNAT family N-acetyltransferase gives MITIRRINTSDVYDLITYAEIDISLEKQYNSNNRIEFFAVTDGKKLLGHASVILFSSISTAQVNEIYILPQERNNGLGDALLRAVFHYLRINFFVWTIIKSHTNLDKFLINRGIEQIDYSKLPYQIKSHFEKEDLHEYYICNIEEFFKQKCKGSELNSHNLKV, from the coding sequence ATGATAACTATTAGAAGAATTAATACTAGTGATGTTTATGACTTAATAACCTATGCTGAAATAGATATTAGTTTAGAAAAACAATATAATAGTAATAACAGAATAGAATTTTTTGCTGTGACTGATGGGAAAAAACTTTTAGGACATGCTTCAGTTATTTTATTTTCAAGCATTTCAACTGCTCAAGTCAATGAAATATATATTCTACCCCAAGAAAGAAATAATGGTTTAGGAGATGCATTATTAAGAGCAGTATTTCACTATTTACGTATTAATTTTTTTGTTTGGACTATTATAAAAAGTCATACAAATTTAGATAAGTTTTTAATAAATAGAGGTATAGAACAAATAGACTACAGCAAATTACCATACCAAATTAAAAGTCACTTTGAAAAAGAGGATTTACATGAATATTATATATGCAATATTGAAGAATTTTTTAAACAAAAATGTAAGGGAAGTGAATTAAATTCACATAATCTAAAAGTATAA
- a CDS encoding 2-oxoacid:acceptor oxidoreductase family protein yields MEGQKEIRLSGSGGQGLILGGIILAEAAILDGKNAIQSQSYGPEARGGASKAEVIISNDEIDYPKVEQADLLLSLTQVSCDKYIDTLKEGGILVIDSSIELLDDLPFNIIKIPILNTAIEKIKKPMVANIIALGAIQAITDVVSKNSLEASVLKRVPKGTEQLNRDALMEGYNLIKG; encoded by the coding sequence ATGGAGGGGCAAAAAGAAATAAGACTTAGTGGATCAGGGGGTCAAGGTTTAATTCTAGGTGGAATTATTTTAGCTGAGGCTGCAATACTTGATGGAAAGAATGCTATCCAATCTCAGTCATATGGCCCTGAAGCAAGAGGAGGAGCTAGTAAAGCCGAAGTTATTATTAGCAATGATGAAATAGATTATCCAAAGGTGGAACAAGCAGATCTTTTGTTGTCACTAACTCAAGTTTCTTGTGATAAATATATAGATACTCTTAAGGAAGGTGGTATATTAGTTATAGATTCTAGTATTGAATTACTTGATGATCTACCTTTTAATATAATTAAAATTCCAATACTAAATACTGCTATTGAAAAAATAAAAAAGCCTATGGTCGCTAACATAATTGCATTAGGAGCGATTCAGGCAATAACAGATGTTGTATCTAAAAATTCTTTAGAAGCTTCGGTATTAAAAAGAGTTCCCAAGGGAACGGAACAATTAAACAGGGATGCTTTGATGGAAGGCTATAATTTGATTAAAGGATAA
- a CDS encoding oxaloacetate decarboxylase subunit alpha, translated as MTKLKITETVLRDAHQSLFATRMKTEEMLPIAKKLDQVGYHSLEMWGGATFDASLRFLNEDPWERLRSIRKVVKNTKLQMLLRGQNLLGYKHYADDVVSEFVKKSIYNGIDIIRIFDALNDIRNLETAVKATLEEGGHAQCALSYTISPAHNIEYYVNKAKDMESLGASSICIKDMSGILTPYAAFELVTELKKTVNIPLQIHTHYTSGIASMTYLKAIEAGIDVVDTAISPLALGTSQPPTEPLVAAFKDTKYDTGLDLELLNEVAEYFRPIKEQYLKSGLIDPKVLGVDAKTLVYQVPGGMLSNLISQLKSQNKLDKFEEVLQEVPRVREELGYPPLVTPMSQMVGTQAVFNVITGERYKMVPKEIKDYVKGLYGQTTVPIKDDIKEKIIGNEEVITCRPADLIQPQLEILKEEMKEYSEQEEDVLSYALFPQIAESFFKERWAKKYKIETTLYDEEAKTHPV; from the coding sequence ATGACTAAGTTAAAAATTACAGAAACAGTGTTAAGAGATGCACATCAATCTTTATTTGCAACAAGAATGAAGACAGAGGAAATGCTTCCTATTGCTAAAAAGCTAGACCAAGTAGGCTATCATTCACTAGAAATGTGGGGGGGAGCTACATTTGATGCTAGTTTGAGATTTTTAAATGAAGATCCTTGGGAAAGATTACGTAGTATAAGGAAGGTTGTTAAAAATACAAAACTTCAAATGCTTTTAAGAGGTCAAAATTTATTGGGATATAAACATTATGCTGATGATGTTGTATCAGAATTTGTTAAAAAATCGATTTATAATGGAATTGATATTATACGAATCTTTGATGCTTTAAACGATATTAGAAACTTAGAAACAGCAGTCAAGGCAACACTAGAAGAAGGTGGACATGCACAATGTGCTCTATCTTATACTATTAGTCCAGCACATAATATAGAATATTATGTAAATAAAGCAAAGGATATGGAAAGTTTAGGAGCTAGTTCTATTTGTATTAAGGATATGTCAGGAATTTTAACGCCTTATGCAGCATTTGAATTAGTTACAGAATTAAAAAAGACAGTTAATATTCCACTTCAAATACATACTCATTATACTAGTGGAATTGCATCAATGACATATTTAAAGGCTATAGAAGCAGGTATCGATGTAGTTGATACAGCAATTTCTCCATTAGCATTAGGAACATCTCAGCCACCAACTGAGCCTTTAGTAGCAGCGTTTAAAGATACTAAGTATGACACTGGTTTAGATTTGGAACTACTTAATGAAGTTGCAGAATACTTTAGACCTATAAAAGAACAATACTTAAAGTCAGGTTTAATCGATCCTAAGGTTTTAGGTGTAGATGCAAAAACATTAGTATATCAAGTTCCTGGTGGAATGTTATCCAACTTAATATCGCAGTTAAAATCTCAAAATAAGTTAGATAAATTTGAAGAAGTACTTCAAGAAGTACCAAGGGTTAGGGAAGAGCTAGGATACCCTCCATTGGTAACTCCTATGAGTCAGATGGTAGGTACACAGGCGGTATTTAATGTTATTACTGGTGAGAGATATAAAATGGTTCCTAAAGAAATAAAAGATTATGTTAAAGGTCTATATGGACAAACAACAGTACCTATTAAAGATGATATTAAAGAAAAAATTATTGGTAATGAGGAGGTCATCACCTGTCGACCAGCTGATCTTATACAACCTCAACTAGAAATTCTTAAAGAAGAAATGAAAGAATACAGTGAACAAGAAGAAGATGTGCTTTCTTACGCACTATTTCCACAGATTGCGGAGAGCTTTTTTAAAGAGAGATGGGCTAAGAAATATAAAATAGAAACTACTTTGTACGACGAGGAAGCAAAGACTCATCCAGTGTAA
- a CDS encoding 2-oxoacid:ferredoxin oxidoreductase subunit beta codes for MASELIYNNFRMDRLPHIWCPGCGHGIIMRALAKAIDNLKLDKDNVCIVSGIGCSSRATGYMDFNTLHTTHGRALAFATGIKLANPELEVIVITGDGDCSAIGGNHLIHASRRNIGITTIVFNNNIYGMTGGQYSPTTPNQAYGTTAPFGNIDKPFDICKLVDAAGATYVARGTAYHANQLIKLIEKAIENKGFSVVDAISVCPTYYGRKNKKGSSVDMLSELRDSTIDVKVAEKLPLDKQKGKLLIGEFKSAIEPEYTEEYGKIIDKFKKER; via the coding sequence ATGGCTAGTGAGTTAATTTATAATAATTTTAGGATGGATAGATTACCGCATATCTGGTGTCCAGGTTGTGGACATGGAATTATTATGCGAGCTTTGGCTAAAGCTATAGATAACCTAAAATTAGATAAAGATAATGTGTGTATAGTATCTGGTATAGGTTGTTCCTCAAGAGCTACTGGTTATATGGATTTTAATACGCTTCACACTACCCATGGTAGAGCATTAGCCTTTGCAACAGGTATTAAATTGGCGAATCCAGAGCTAGAGGTTATTGTAATAACTGGAGATGGTGACTGCTCAGCTATTGGAGGAAACCACTTAATACATGCTAGTAGAAGAAATATTGGTATTACCACTATTGTTTTTAATAATAATATTTATGGTATGACAGGAGGGCAATACTCTCCGACTACTCCTAACCAAGCCTATGGAACTACTGCTCCGTTCGGCAATATAGATAAACCATTTGATATTTGTAAATTGGTTGATGCCGCTGGAGCAACATATGTAGCTCGTGGAACTGCATACCATGCTAATCAACTTATTAAACTAATCGAAAAAGCTATTGAGAATAAAGGTTTTTCTGTAGTTGATGCTATAAGTGTTTGCCCAACCTATTATGGACGTAAAAATAAAAAAGGGTCTTCTGTAGATATGTTAAGTGAGCTTAGGGATTCAACTATAGATGTAAAGGTTGCAGAAAAATTACCTTTAGACAAACAAAAAGGCAAGCTACTAATTGGCGAGTTTAAAAGTGCTATAGAACCTGAGTATACAGAGGAATATGGAAAAATTATTGATAAATTTAAAAAGGAGAGATAA
- a CDS encoding 2-oxoacid:acceptor oxidoreductase subunit alpha — protein sequence MKNRVIKLMQGNEACVEGALTAGMRFYAGYPITPSTEIAEICAQKLPLVGGKFIQMEDEIAGMAATIGGSLAGLKSMTATSGPGFSLKQENMGYAALTEIPCVIVNVQRYGPSTGLPTAPAQGDIMQAKWGTHGDHPVIALSPTSVRETYDLTIKAFNLAEKYRTPVLLMLDEIVGHMREKIEIPNIEDIEIYNRLKPEKGDSDYRAYKVKENEIVPRMAAFGEGFKFHVTGLMHDEFGFPTNNAGTSDKLLRRIINKVSDNVDDIVMYDEEYMDDAEIVVLAYGGTYRSARSAVKQARKLGYKVGLFKPITIWPAPEKQIKEISKKVDKILVPELNLGQYCLEVERIVSGQSTIYSLCKVTGEAITPEEILTKIREVL from the coding sequence ATGAAAAATAGAGTAATTAAATTAATGCAAGGAAACGAGGCTTGTGTTGAGGGAGCACTTACAGCCGGAATGCGCTTTTACGCAGGTTATCCTATTACTCCATCTACTGAAATTGCAGAAATATGTGCACAGAAATTACCTCTAGTAGGAGGTAAGTTTATTCAAATGGAAGATGAAATAGCTGGAATGGCAGCAACGATTGGAGGATCTTTAGCTGGATTAAAATCTATGACAGCAACTAGTGGACCAGGATTTTCACTTAAACAAGAGAATATGGGATATGCGGCATTAACAGAAATACCATGTGTTATCGTAAATGTTCAAAGATATGGTCCAAGTACAGGATTACCAACTGCTCCTGCACAAGGAGATATTATGCAAGCTAAATGGGGAACCCATGGAGATCATCCAGTAATCGCTTTAAGTCCAACCTCTGTAAGAGAAACTTATGACTTAACGATTAAAGCCTTTAACTTAGCAGAAAAATACAGAACGCCAGTATTGTTAATGCTTGATGAAATAGTAGGACATATGAGAGAAAAAATAGAAATACCTAATATAGAAGATATTGAAATATATAATAGATTAAAACCAGAAAAAGGAGACTCTGATTATAGAGCTTATAAAGTAAAGGAAAATGAAATTGTTCCAAGAATGGCTGCTTTTGGTGAAGGATTTAAATTTCATGTGACCGGTTTAATGCATGATGAATTTGGATTTCCAACTAATAACGCTGGAACATCAGATAAGTTACTTAGAAGAATTATAAATAAGGTTAGTGACAATGTAGATGATATTGTTATGTATGATGAAGAATATATGGATGACGCTGAGATTGTCGTGTTAGCTTATGGCGGTACATACAGATCTGCAAGAAGCGCAGTAAAACAGGCAAGGAAATTAGGCTACAAAGTAGGATTGTTTAAACCTATAACAATATGGCCAGCTCCAGAGAAACAAATTAAAGAAATAAGTAAAAAGGTAGATAAAATATTAGTTCCTGAACTGAATTTAGGTCAATATTGTTTAGAAGTGGAAAGAATTGTATCAGGACAAAGTACTATTTATAGTTTATGCAAGGTAACTGGTGAAGCAATAACTCCTGAAGAAATACTGACAAAAATTAGGGAGGTCTTATAA
- a CDS encoding 4Fe-4S binding protein, producing the protein MENNKVNKELKIKTEWCKGCEICVNFCPKNVLDIKNDKINIKDIDSCIKCGQCELRCPDYAIYLEVVGNEK; encoded by the coding sequence GTGGAAAATAACAAAGTAAATAAAGAGTTAAAAATCAAAACGGAATGGTGTAAAGGGTGTGAAATTTGTGTTAATTTTTGCCCTAAAAATGTACTTGATATAAAAAACGACAAAATTAACATAAAGGATATAGATAGCTGTATTAAATGCGGTCAATGTGAATTAAGATGTCCAGACTATGCTATTTATTTGGAGGTGGTAGGTAATGAAAAATAG
- a CDS encoding MurR/RpiR family transcriptional regulator → MIDESKRDLINQIQKKFPKLSKGQKLIAQYIIENYDKAAFMTASKLANKVGVSESTVVRFANALGFEGYPQLQKGLEEIIKTKLTTVQRVEMASEYSNEGAILKKVLKSDMDNIRTTLEKIDYDVFQQVIDKICSAEKIYIVGLRSSTALADYFGFYLNLILDNVKIVSYGISNIFEQMLRISERDLVIGIGFPRYSIQTVDALTYAKEQGATIVGITDSLLSPLASIADYPLTAKSNMASFVDSLVAPLSLINALIVAVGMREKDEITEYFNKLEGIWEKYNVYERKNQS, encoded by the coding sequence ATGATAGATGAAAGTAAAAGAGACTTAATTAACCAAATACAAAAAAAGTTTCCTAAATTAAGTAAAGGACAAAAGCTAATTGCTCAATACATTATTGAGAACTATGATAAAGCTGCATTTATGACAGCATCTAAACTGGCTAACAAAGTTGGAGTAAGTGAATCAACTGTTGTTAGATTTGCTAATGCTCTAGGATTTGAGGGTTATCCACAGCTTCAGAAGGGGTTAGAAGAGATTATAAAAACAAAACTAACAACTGTCCAACGTGTTGAAATGGCAAGTGAATATTCAAATGAAGGAGCAATATTAAAAAAAGTATTAAAATCTGATATGGATAATATTAGAACTACTTTAGAAAAAATAGATTATGATGTTTTTCAACAAGTAATAGATAAGATATGTAGTGCTGAAAAAATATATATAGTTGGTTTAAGAAGTTCCACCGCACTAGCTGATTATTTTGGTTTCTATTTAAATTTAATTTTGGATAATGTAAAAATAGTTAGTTATGGTATTAGCAATATTTTTGAGCAGATGTTAAGAATATCCGAACGAGATTTGGTTATCGGTATTGGATTCCCTAGATATTCTATCCAAACTGTTGATGCATTAACCTATGCAAAGGAACAAGGAGCAACAATTGTAGGAATTACTGATAGTCTACTGTCTCCACTTGCGAGTATAGCAGATTATCCTTTAACTGCAAAAAGTAATATGGCTTCTTTTGTTGATTCTTTAGTAGCTCCTTTAAGTTTAATAAATGCACTAATTGTTGCTGTTGGAATGCGAGAGAAAGATGAAATAACTGAGTATTTTAACAAGTTGGAAGGAATTTGGGAAAAGTATAATGTTTATGAGAGAAAAAATCAAAGCTAA
- a CDS encoding class I SAM-dependent methyltransferase → MLNSIKRATSFVQYILREKIKEGNVVIDATMGNGNDTLFLAKLVGLKGMVFAFDIQSVALESTKNKVSSNKLDSYNIKLINDSHENIDKYIMGTVNAAMFNLGYLPKGDHSIITKASSTIKSILSILSILKPGGIISIIIYYGHDGGKEEKDEVLNFLQKLSQEDVTVMQCNYTNHDNNPPIIIFIEKNK, encoded by the coding sequence ATGTTAAATTCAATTAAAAGGGCGACATCTTTTGTACAATATATATTAAGAGAAAAAATTAAAGAAGGAAATGTAGTAATTGATGCAACTATGGGTAATGGAAATGATACATTATTTTTAGCTAAACTTGTTGGCTTAAAAGGAATGGTTTTTGCTTTCGATATACAATCAGTAGCATTGGAAAGTACTAAAAATAAAGTTAGTAGCAATAAATTAGATAGTTATAACATTAAACTTATTAATGATAGTCATGAAAATATAGATAAATATATAATGGGTACTGTGAATGCAGCAATGTTTAATCTGGGATATTTGCCTAAGGGAGATCATTCCATTATAACAAAAGCTAGCTCTACTATTAAAAGTATTTTATCTATATTAAGTATACTTAAGCCTGGAGGGATTATATCTATAATCATATACTACGGGCATGATGGAGGTAAAGAAGAGAAGGATGAGGTGTTGAATTTTTTACAAAAACTATCTCAAGAAGATGTTACTGTAATGCAATGTAACTATACTAATCATGACAATAATCCGCCAATTATTATTTTTATTGAAAAAAACAAATAA
- the surE gene encoding 5'/3'-nucleotidase SurE produces MRILVTNDDGIFAEGIYKLAKHMQSNGEVVVVAPDSERSASGHAITMHSPLTVKKVKFFNTEIEAYSVNGTPADCVKIGVEVLCKTQKPDLVISGINNGPNLGTDVIYSGTVSAAVESAILDIPSIAVSMGSYESNQFDDAAQFISSIFKKMIESSSLHNIIINVNYPAKPKSEIKGVKITTLGTRRYDNAFIERKDPWGNSYYWISGTVRDIKQDVESDIAAINKNYISITPIHFDLTHFKHFEELKKWDFHI; encoded by the coding sequence ATGCGTATTTTAGTTACTAATGACGACGGTATTTTTGCAGAAGGTATATATAAACTAGCAAAGCATATGCAATCTAATGGGGAAGTAGTTGTAGTTGCTCCAGATAGTGAAAGAAGTGCTAGTGGACATGCAATCACTATGCATAGTCCATTAACAGTTAAGAAAGTGAAATTTTTTAATACAGAAATCGAAGCTTATTCGGTAAATGGGACACCAGCAGACTGTGTAAAAATAGGAGTAGAAGTGTTATGCAAAACTCAAAAACCAGATTTAGTTATTTCAGGGATTAATAATGGACCTAATTTAGGAACCGATGTAATATACTCTGGTACTGTTTCAGCAGCTGTAGAATCAGCTATTTTAGATATTCCATCAATTGCAGTTTCAATGGGAAGTTATGAGTCAAACCAATTTGATGATGCGGCACAATTTATTTCATCAATATTTAAAAAAATGATTGAAAGTAGTAGTCTGCATAACATTATTATTAATGTTAATTATCCAGCTAAACCTAAAAGTGAAATAAAAGGTGTTAAAATAACTACATTAGGTACAAGAAGATATGACAATGCATTTATTGAAAGAAAAGATCCTTGGGGAAACTCATATTATTGGATTTCAGGCACGGTAAGAGATATTAAGCAGGATGTGGAAAGTGATATTGCAGCAATTAATAAAAATTATATTTCTATTACACCAATACATTTTGATTTAACACACTTCAAACACTTCGAAGAACTGAAAAAATGGGACTTTCATATATAG